One genomic region from Trueperaceae bacterium encodes:
- a CDS encoding class I SAM-dependent methyltransferase — MKGRRSSWDPVAGWYDATVGVRGSPYHRKAAIPTVMRLAELRPGERVIDVGCGTGVLAFHVTRAGCEYLGVDASAQMVRLARKRRGQEGRFEQGDARDLVGTTSARPGGFDVAVFLLSLQDMDPLDRVLASTAQVLAPGGRVVAFMVHPAFRAPRGSGWGYDPKRKLTYRRVERYLTPAAVPMKEYAEVREGAPRGATISFHRPVQDYVNGLAAAGLWVDAMVELPDPVKDAEGRSNPEVPLFLALRARDARPRREDEET, encoded by the coding sequence GTGAAGGGCAGACGCTCGAGCTGGGACCCCGTCGCCGGGTGGTACGACGCCACCGTCGGCGTCCGGGGGAGCCCCTACCACCGCAAGGCCGCGATCCCCACCGTGATGCGCCTCGCCGAGCTGCGGCCGGGCGAGCGGGTGATCGACGTCGGCTGCGGCACGGGCGTCCTCGCCTTCCACGTGACCAGGGCCGGCTGCGAGTACCTCGGCGTCGACGCCAGCGCGCAGATGGTGCGCCTCGCCCGCAAGCGCCGCGGCCAGGAGGGCCGCTTCGAGCAGGGCGACGCCCGCGACCTCGTCGGGACGACGTCGGCGCGGCCGGGCGGCTTCGACGTCGCCGTGTTCCTCCTGAGCCTGCAGGACATGGACCCTCTGGACCGGGTGCTCGCCTCGACGGCTCAGGTGCTCGCGCCCGGAGGCCGCGTCGTGGCGTTCATGGTCCACCCCGCGTTCCGCGCCCCGCGCGGCAGCGGCTGGGGCTACGACCCGAAGCGGAAGCTCACGTACCGGCGCGTGGAGCGCTACCTCACGCCCGCCGCGGTGCCGATGAAGGAGTACGCGGAGGTGCGCGAGGGCGCCCCACGCGGCGCCACCATCAGCTTCCACAGGCCCGTGCAGGACTACGTGAACGGCCTCGCCGCCGCCGGGCTGTGGGTCGACGCGATGGTCGAGCTGCCCGACCCGGTCAAGGACGCCGAGGGGCGCTCGAACCCCGAGGTGCCGCTGTTCCTCGCGCTGCGCGCGCGTGACGCACGTCCGCGTCGAGAAGATGAGGAAACTTAG
- a CDS encoding TetR/AcrR family transcriptional regulator: MSELPVPSTARGEATRRRLLEAAEAEFGENGYAATSVASITRRAGVAQGTFYLYFRTKKDALVELVRHMGRSLRAALSEATKDAADRLEAERLGFRAFVAFSLQHQNLYKVVMESQFVEESAYREYYQTLADAYAANIARAQDRGEVRAGDPAALAWALMGVAHFLGLRFPIWERRQPPDEVMDTVFAFVCAGLMPEREGSAAPEREDAAGQATRRRAGSADRRRAVRDGGGSAGGGARRSARRPAPRSGEEGQ, from the coding sequence ATGAGCGAGCTACCGGTCCCGAGCACGGCGCGGGGCGAGGCCACGAGGCGCAGGCTGCTGGAGGCGGCCGAGGCGGAGTTCGGCGAGAACGGCTACGCCGCCACCTCCGTGGCGTCGATCACCCGCCGGGCGGGCGTGGCCCAGGGGACCTTCTACCTCTACTTCCGCACGAAGAAGGACGCGCTGGTCGAGCTCGTACGGCACATGGGCCGCAGCCTCAGGGCCGCGCTCAGCGAGGCGACCAAGGACGCCGCCGACAGGCTCGAGGCCGAGAGGCTCGGCTTCCGCGCCTTCGTCGCGTTCTCGCTCCAGCACCAGAACCTCTACAAGGTCGTGATGGAGTCGCAGTTCGTCGAGGAGTCGGCGTACCGCGAGTACTACCAGACCCTCGCCGACGCCTACGCCGCGAACATCGCCCGCGCCCAGGACCGCGGCGAGGTGCGCGCTGGGGACCCGGCGGCGCTCGCGTGGGCGCTCATGGGCGTGGCGCACTTCCTGGGCCTCCGCTTCCCGATCTGGGAGCGGCGCCAGCCGCCCGACGAGGTCATGGACACGGTGTTCGCCTTCGTCTGCGCCGGGCTGATGCCGGAGCGCGAGGGGTCGGCCGCGCCCGAGCGTGAGGACGCGGCCGGGCAGGCCACGCGGCGCCGCGCCGGGTCGGCGGACCGGCGCCGCGCCGTTCGCGACGGCGGAGGCTCGGCAGGCGGCGGCGCGCGCCGCTCCGCCCGCCGCCCCGCGCCGCGCTCGGGCGAGGAGGGCCAATGA
- a CDS encoding 3-oxoacyl-ACP synthase yields the protein MSGRGPGVTGIGTYLPAGRMSAAELAAASGLPEWVVREKLGIESRVMPGSDDHPTAMGVRAARAALEDAGVRPEDVDVVVSITEEYKEYAVWTAGIKLAHDVGAVNAYAYDVGQKCGTAVLALKLARDMIAADDGVDTVLVAGGYRNGDLVDLTDPHVRFMYNLGAGAAAFVVQRGRGHELLGSAFRTDGSFSLDVLVPVGGTVAPVTPENAGQFRLRVTDPAGMRERLEAKSMDNFVGVVEDAVARSGARLEDVAYVAMLHVKRSAHEALLARLGLPLERSIYLSGYGHIGQVDQALSLELARQQGLLRPGDLVVLVAAGVGYVWNAICLRWDGAAGPGERSEAEPVTDATPPRQGVSAERPAGGPSAAPEGGPA from the coding sequence ATGAGCGGCCGCGGACCCGGCGTCACGGGCATCGGCACCTACCTGCCCGCGGGGCGCATGAGCGCCGCCGAGCTCGCCGCCGCGAGCGGCCTGCCCGAGTGGGTCGTGCGCGAGAAGCTCGGCATCGAGTCGCGCGTGATGCCGGGGTCCGACGACCACCCCACGGCGATGGGCGTGAGGGCCGCGCGGGCCGCGCTCGAGGACGCCGGCGTGCGGCCCGAGGACGTCGACGTCGTCGTCTCGATCACCGAGGAGTACAAGGAGTACGCGGTCTGGACGGCGGGGATCAAGCTCGCGCACGACGTCGGCGCCGTGAACGCCTACGCTTACGACGTCGGCCAGAAGTGCGGCACGGCCGTGCTGGCGCTGAAGCTCGCGCGCGACATGATCGCCGCCGACGACGGCGTCGACACCGTGCTCGTCGCCGGCGGCTACCGCAACGGCGACCTCGTCGACCTGACCGACCCCCACGTGCGGTTCATGTACAACCTCGGCGCCGGCGCCGCCGCCTTCGTCGTGCAGCGCGGCCGCGGCCACGAGCTGCTCGGGTCGGCGTTCCGCACCGACGGCAGCTTCTCCCTCGACGTCCTCGTGCCCGTGGGCGGCACCGTCGCTCCCGTCACGCCCGAGAACGCGGGCCAGTTCCGCCTGCGCGTCACCGATCCTGCGGGCATGAGGGAGCGGCTCGAGGCGAAGAGCATGGACAACTTCGTGGGCGTCGTCGAGGACGCCGTCGCTCGCTCCGGCGCCAGGCTCGAGGACGTCGCCTACGTCGCGATGCTGCACGTGAAGCGCTCGGCGCACGAGGCCCTGCTCGCCCGCCTCGGCCTGCCGCTCGAGCGCTCGATCTACCTCAGCGGCTACGGCCACATCGGCCAGGTCGACCAGGCGCTGTCGCTGGAGCTGGCCCGCCAGCAGGGCCTCCTGAGGCCCGGCGACCTCGTCGTGCTCGTCGCCGCCGGGGTCGGCTACGTCTGGAACGCGATCTGCCTGCGCTGGGACGGCGCGGCGGGGCCCGGGGAACGCTCGGAGGCGGAGCCAGTCACGGACGCGACGCCTCCGCGCCAAGGCGTCTCGGCGGAGCGACCGGCAGGGGGCCCGTCGGCGGCTCCCGAGGGAGGCCCGGCGTGA
- a CDS encoding long-chain fatty acid--CoA ligase, protein MILDVAAKRAQLTPHAPALWWDGRWLTYRELDDRAERLAAALREAGVRKGDRVAVLAHNHAAHIDLLLAAAKTGAVYAPFNVRLAEPEQRAIADYLRPALLMHDEAHASKARATGVRLWHLGEHEERLRAASPDPRPPGYDAVVGPEDVQMILLTGGTTGLPKGAMLPYRQGFYNAVNTVLSWQLRADDCVIQATPCYHAALNAFTVPLFHVGGRVVLQRAFDPDDYLRLVRETGATVLFLVPTMFQMLASCASFGSADLSGVRWAISGGAPCPLPVREAFTRRGVPMRQGYGLTEAGVNCFATTQEVADRKPRSVGKPMLHGEAVVRRPDGTPCAPGETGELTLRGPHVFAGYFEREDATREVLRDGWLWTGDLAVVDEEGVFSIVGRRKEMFISGGENVYPVEVESAIYDHDAVAECAVVGVPDERWGEVGLARVVLKPGRSLAEEELRAFLYGRLARYKVPKHVEFAPELPKSGAGKVLKRAIADEFIARHLEEEEA, encoded by the coding sequence GTGATCCTCGACGTCGCCGCCAAGCGGGCGCAGCTCACGCCCCACGCGCCGGCGCTCTGGTGGGACGGCCGCTGGCTCACCTACCGCGAGCTCGACGACAGGGCCGAGCGCCTCGCCGCGGCGCTGCGCGAGGCCGGCGTGCGCAAGGGCGACAGGGTCGCGGTACTGGCCCACAACCACGCCGCGCACATCGACCTCCTCTTGGCCGCGGCCAAGACCGGGGCGGTCTACGCGCCCTTCAACGTGCGCCTGGCCGAGCCCGAGCAGCGCGCGATCGCCGACTACCTCAGGCCGGCCTTGCTCATGCACGACGAGGCCCACGCCTCCAAGGCCCGCGCGACGGGCGTACGCCTCTGGCACTTAGGCGAGCACGAGGAGCGGCTGCGCGCCGCCTCGCCCGACCCGCGCCCGCCCGGGTACGACGCCGTCGTCGGCCCGGAGGACGTGCAGATGATCCTCCTCACCGGCGGCACCACCGGCCTGCCCAAGGGCGCGATGCTCCCCTACCGCCAGGGCTTCTACAACGCCGTGAACACGGTGCTGAGCTGGCAGCTCCGCGCCGACGACTGCGTCATCCAGGCCACGCCCTGCTACCACGCCGCCCTCAACGCCTTCACCGTGCCGCTCTTCCACGTCGGCGGGCGGGTCGTGCTGCAACGCGCCTTCGACCCCGACGATTACCTGCGCCTGGTGCGGGAGACGGGCGCGACGGTCCTGTTCCTCGTCCCGACGATGTTCCAGATGCTGGCCTCTTGCGCGAGCTTCGGCTCCGCCGACCTGAGCGGCGTGCGCTGGGCGATCTCCGGCGGGGCGCCCTGCCCCCTGCCGGTGCGCGAGGCCTTCACGCGCCGCGGCGTGCCGATGCGCCAGGGCTACGGGCTGACCGAGGCGGGCGTGAACTGCTTCGCGACGACCCAGGAGGTGGCCGACAGGAAGCCGCGCTCGGTGGGCAAGCCGATGCTCCACGGCGAGGCGGTCGTGAGGCGCCCCGACGGCACGCCCTGCGCGCCGGGCGAGACGGGCGAGCTCACGCTCCGCGGGCCGCACGTCTTCGCGGGCTACTTCGAGCGCGAGGACGCCACGCGCGAGGTCCTCAGGGACGGCTGGCTGTGGACCGGGGACCTCGCCGTCGTCGACGAGGAGGGCGTGTTCAGCATCGTCGGCCGCCGCAAGGAGATGTTCATCTCCGGCGGCGAGAACGTCTACCCGGTCGAGGTCGAGTCGGCGATCTACGACCACGACGCTGTCGCCGAGTGCGCGGTCGTGGGCGTGCCCGACGAGCGCTGGGGCGAGGTGGGCCTCGCCCGGGTCGTCCTCAAGCCCGGCCGCAGCCTCGCGGAGGAGGAGCTGCGGGCGTTCCTGTACGGGAGGCTGGCCCGCTACAAGGTCCCGAAGCACGTCGAGTTCGCGCCCGAGCTGCCCAAGAGCGGCGCGGGCAAGGTCCTGAAGCGCGCCATCGCCGACGAGTTCATCGCCAGGCACCTCGAGGAGGAGGAAGCATGA
- a CDS encoding ABC transporter substrate-binding protein yields the protein MKKLFAVLFAAAVGLAFAQPVTIGILSPLTGGAAGTGQAQRAGFELALKEINEAGGVLGQPLRIVIEDDRADPATAVAAFEKLMTEDGVEFIAGGFSSGATLALVESFRTFQPIVSWIGGASSGIGNDDFEGIEELLGEEEWFFHIHPWDYQNVEATFGFIRDLGVQSVAVLHEDGAFGTPGAAGLEAGVEAMGIDVALREAFTSTLTGGTGDFRATLSKVGAANPDMLYWIGYDSDAQPLSSQLKELGVAPKYVFGAPPGWPTGIEQAPEMECVMGLIGYLPNLPNPEAVAFAEAYRAMHGTYPDNYMAALAYTQLWSYADAINAAGTTDQAAVIEKLKTMTFRSPMGEWSFKPSTIAKHQGFGADMWLVFQFQNGVREIVWPADRATAPLAACR from the coding sequence ATGAAGAAGCTCTTCGCAGTTCTGTTCGCGGCCGCGGTGGGGCTGGCCTTCGCGCAGCCCGTCACCATCGGCATCCTGTCGCCGCTCACGGGCGGCGCGGCCGGCACGGGCCAGGCCCAGCGGGCCGGGTTCGAGCTGGCCCTGAAGGAGATCAACGAGGCGGGCGGCGTGCTCGGCCAGCCGCTCCGGATCGTCATCGAGGACGACCGCGCCGACCCCGCCACGGCCGTCGCCGCCTTCGAGAAGCTGATGACCGAGGACGGCGTCGAGTTCATCGCCGGCGGCTTCTCGTCGGGCGCGACGCTGGCCCTCGTCGAGTCGTTCCGCACCTTCCAGCCGATCGTGAGCTGGATCGGCGGGGCGTCGTCCGGCATCGGCAACGACGACTTCGAGGGCATCGAGGAGCTCCTGGGCGAGGAGGAGTGGTTCTTCCACATCCACCCGTGGGACTACCAGAACGTCGAGGCGACCTTCGGGTTCATCCGCGACCTCGGCGTCCAGAGCGTGGCGGTGCTGCACGAGGACGGCGCGTTCGGCACGCCCGGCGCAGCGGGCCTCGAGGCCGGCGTCGAGGCGATGGGCATCGACGTCGCCCTGCGCGAGGCGTTCACCTCCACCCTGACCGGCGGCACGGGCGACTTCCGCGCCACCCTCAGCAAGGTCGGCGCCGCGAACCCCGACATGCTCTACTGGATCGGCTACGACTCCGACGCGCAGCCGCTCTCCAGCCAGCTCAAGGAGCTCGGCGTGGCGCCGAAGTACGTCTTCGGCGCGCCTCCCGGCTGGCCCACCGGCATCGAGCAGGCCCCCGAGATGGAGTGCGTGATGGGCCTCATCGGCTACCTGCCGAACCTGCCCAACCCCGAGGCCGTCGCGTTCGCCGAGGCCTACCGGGCGATGCACGGCACGTACCCCGACAACTACATGGCGGCCCTCGCCTACACGCAGCTCTGGTCCTACGCCGACGCGATCAACGCCGCCGGCACCACCGACCAGGCCGCCGTCATCGAGAAGCTCAAGACGATGACCTTCCGCTCCCCGATGGGCGAGTGGAGCTTCAAGCCGTCGACGATCGCGAAGCATCAGGGCTTCGGCGCCGACATGTGGCTGGTCTTCCAGTTCCAGAACGGCGTGCGCGAGATCGTCTGGCCTGCCGACCGCGCCACGGCCCCGCTGGCGGCGTGCCGCTGA
- a CDS encoding branched-chain amino acid ABC transporter permease, with protein sequence MDLTLLPQALVSGVLASGLYALVAVGLALAIGVIGIVNFAHGEFFMVGAFLAYQLFVSFGFDPLLSILFVAPVLFVIGAAIYTSTIRFVLKAPELNQMLLTFGIGIILQNLALMIWGGDPRSIGGVPYRAMGVQVGGVSVGLVPLGSFVISVLLVGGLYLVLARTPLGRAMRAVAQNRVGAGLVGLEVNRVYLVAFGLSALLAGIGGVMIAVIQSPTPTVGLAYTLKAFAIVVLAGLGNVRGIVSAAIVVALAESLVATLVPNGDALRNAVFFALILGTLVYRSWRKA encoded by the coding sequence GTGGACCTGACACTCCTACCTCAAGCGCTCGTCTCCGGCGTGCTGGCCTCGGGCCTCTACGCCCTCGTGGCCGTGGGCCTGGCGCTGGCGATCGGCGTCATCGGCATCGTCAACTTCGCCCACGGCGAGTTCTTCATGGTCGGCGCGTTCCTCGCCTACCAGCTCTTCGTCAGCTTCGGCTTCGACCCGCTGCTCTCTATCTTGTTCGTGGCGCCGGTCCTGTTCGTCATCGGCGCCGCCATCTACACGTCCACGATCCGCTTTGTCCTCAAGGCGCCCGAGCTGAACCAGATGCTCCTGACGTTCGGCATCGGGATCATCCTGCAGAACCTCGCCCTGATGATCTGGGGCGGCGACCCGCGCTCGATCGGCGGCGTGCCGTACCGGGCGATGGGCGTCCAGGTCGGGGGCGTCAGCGTGGGCCTCGTGCCCCTCGGCAGCTTCGTGATCTCGGTGCTGCTTGTCGGCGGCCTCTACCTCGTGCTCGCCCGCACGCCCCTGGGACGCGCCATGCGCGCCGTGGCCCAGAACCGCGTCGGCGCCGGGCTCGTGGGCCTCGAGGTGAACCGCGTCTACCTCGTCGCCTTCGGGCTCTCCGCCCTGCTGGCCGGCATCGGCGGCGTGATGATCGCGGTGATCCAGTCGCCCACCCCCACGGTCGGCCTCGCCTACACGCTGAAGGCGTTCGCGATCGTCGTGCTGGCGGGCCTGGGCAACGTCAGGGGCATCGTCTCGGCGGCGATCGTGGTGGCGCTGGCCGAGTCGCTCGTCGCGACACTGGTGCCCAACGGCGACGCGCTCCGCAACGCCGTCTTCTTCGCGCTGATCCTCGGTACGCTCGTCTACAGGTCGTGGAGGAAGGCGTGA